A stretch of the Pedobacter sp. MC2016-14 genome encodes the following:
- a CDS encoding PQQ-dependent sugar dehydrogenase: MKKVLWCILLWSCQARQEEVFVFKDFDVRVLADHLSNPWELSYGPDHYLWLTASRSYEVLRIDPVTGRKEVLADLSRERNFPRYDKIDDEQDGGKPWPQGGLMGMALHPLLLKGKPYVYLHYIHKFEGAEAKGNGKSAGQGFKFLSRIVRYVYDRQDRKLIDPVVLCDTIPSSNDHTGGRLLIADCKGKPYLFCSVGDMGAGQFANAQRPNKAQRMESYEGKILRFNLEADPHLQGSDQWIPDDNPFNGRRKNAVWTMGHRNAQGLAALNIAGKTRIYACEHGPYSDDELNVIEKGCNYGHPLIVGYADGNYNGMKAFFSNNKTYGWSSLPLIKDERSNAIALGENYRDPLKSFPLGHPAELAGLCAHIRLGKRVQEGISEQRASWKAYAPSSLEVYTADAIPGWKNSILMTTLKGGRLLRLKLDDKGELLDGKFSEYAKSDARYRDLAVSNDGLKLYLALDSIAVTSEPSKYFMEGKHCKGCILELRYKGATTVSR, from the coding sequence GTGAAAAAAGTTTTGTGGTGCATATTGTTATGGTCCTGCCAGGCCAGACAAGAGGAAGTTTTTGTTTTTAAGGACTTTGATGTGCGGGTGCTGGCAGATCATTTGAGTAATCCATGGGAGCTGAGCTATGGGCCGGACCATTATTTGTGGCTCACCGCATCGAGGTCTTATGAAGTGCTGCGGATTGATCCTGTAACCGGGCGGAAGGAAGTATTGGCAGATTTGAGCAGGGAAAGAAATTTTCCGAGGTATGATAAGATTGATGATGAACAGGATGGGGGAAAGCCCTGGCCGCAGGGGGGATTGATGGGCATGGCGCTTCATCCCCTGCTCCTTAAGGGTAAACCTTATGTGTACCTGCATTACATACATAAATTTGAGGGCGCTGAAGCGAAGGGCAATGGCAAATCTGCTGGTCAGGGATTTAAATTTTTGTCGCGGATTGTGCGCTATGTTTACGATCGGCAGGACCGGAAATTGATTGATCCGGTAGTGCTTTGCGATACCATTCCTTCGAGTAATGACCATACCGGGGGGCGGCTATTGATTGCGGATTGTAAGGGAAAGCCTTATTTGTTTTGTAGTGTTGGTGATATGGGGGCAGGGCAATTTGCCAATGCGCAACGGCCTAATAAGGCACAGCGCATGGAAAGTTATGAAGGTAAAATTTTAAGATTTAACCTGGAAGCTGATCCGCATTTGCAGGGCAGCGACCAGTGGATCCCGGATGACAATCCTTTTAACGGGAGGAGAAAAAATGCGGTATGGACCATGGGGCACCGGAATGCACAGGGGCTTGCCGCCTTAAACATAGCTGGTAAAACCAGGATTTATGCTTGCGAGCATGGCCCTTATTCTGATGATGAACTCAATGTCATTGAAAAGGGTTGTAATTATGGACATCCCCTGATTGTTGGGTATGCCGATGGTAACTATAACGGGATGAAAGCATTTTTCTCAAACAATAAAACCTATGGCTGGAGCAGTTTGCCATTGATTAAGGATGAGCGCAGCAATGCCATAGCATTGGGTGAAAACTACCGGGATCCCTTAAAAAGCTTTCCGCTGGGGCACCCTGCTGAACTGGCGGGACTTTGTGCGCATATACGTTTAGGGAAACGTGTGCAGGAAGGGATTTCTGAGCAGCGGGCGAGCTGGAAGGCCTATGCACCATCGAGCCTGGAGGTGTATACAGCTGATGCGATACCGGGCTGGAAAAATTCCATATTGATGACCACGTTGAAAGGTGGACGGTTACTGCGGTTAAAACTGGATGACAAGGGGGAGCTGCTGGATGGAAAATTCAGTGAGTATGCCAAATCTGATGCCCGTTACAGAGACCTGGCGGTCTCCAACGATGGACTGAAATTGTATCTGGCACTGGATAGCATTGCTGTGACTTCTGAGCCTTCCAAATATTTTATGGAAGGGAAGCATTGCAAAGGCTGCATTCTGGAGTTGAGGTATAAAGGAGCAACTACGGTCTCGAGATGA
- a CDS encoding glycosyltransferase encodes MNCPEISVIIPSHNNGTELERAIQSILQQDALINKSCRLSIVLVNDASESSFLPALEALKLKYPELQLLHTPKQSGPAAARNLGLKSAKGQFISFLDADDEWPLNRISLLLPYFQDPNLSLVGGKVKYIVAEGAIAPEIRYEDQAEQRITHVHLGALLLRKSIFDTGFYFDEKLTYSEDVDWWLRLRESHTGILITEYTTLLYHVHGNNMSVHKSIQDLQMLKVLHQSLQRRRKAGKDEALPQIKDFRSIQPDPLISIIIPLYNGKLLLQQALKSVLQQSYQHWELIIVDDGSTDGGADWLTENYPQAILIRQKNKGVAAARNTGIKAANGALIAFLDQDDEWTPDKLEKQWLLLKQNPYCSFVTCNQLFKCADNTTLPAFFKTALLQAHRSFVPSAILIRKHALLSLGGFDENMENSNDMDLVRRLRNSGFAELNAGETLLYKWYHANNASYQKDKIIKEMLILLQKQIKGQ; translated from the coding sequence ATGAATTGTCCTGAAATCAGCGTCATTATACCCAGCCATAACAATGGCACCGAACTGGAAAGGGCCATTCAAAGCATTCTACAGCAGGATGCACTGATAAATAAATCCTGCAGGCTCTCTATTGTGCTTGTAAACGATGCTTCCGAAAGCAGCTTCCTGCCCGCACTGGAGGCCTTAAAGCTAAAATATCCGGAACTCCAACTGCTGCATACCCCCAAACAATCCGGTCCCGCAGCGGCAAGGAACCTTGGACTTAAATCAGCAAAGGGCCAATTCATCAGTTTTCTGGATGCAGATGACGAATGGCCACTCAACAGAATCAGTCTGCTGCTGCCCTACTTTCAAGATCCCAACCTTAGTCTGGTAGGCGGAAAAGTAAAATACATCGTTGCGGAAGGTGCCATCGCACCTGAGATTCGGTACGAAGACCAGGCAGAACAACGGATCACCCATGTCCACCTTGGGGCACTGCTACTCCGCAAAAGCATCTTTGATACGGGCTTTTACTTTGATGAAAAGCTCACTTACAGTGAAGATGTAGACTGGTGGCTCCGCCTGCGCGAAAGCCATACCGGCATCCTCATTACCGAATATACCACGCTTTTGTACCATGTCCACGGTAACAACATGTCCGTCCACAAAAGCATCCAGGATTTACAGATGCTAAAAGTATTGCATCAGTCGCTACAAAGGAGAAGAAAGGCGGGAAAGGACGAAGCGCTCCCTCAAATCAAAGATTTCCGGAGTATACAGCCAGATCCCCTTATCAGCATCATCATTCCACTATACAATGGAAAACTACTGCTGCAGCAAGCGTTGAAAAGCGTCCTCCAACAAAGCTACCAGCATTGGGAGCTCATTATTGTAGACGATGGTTCTACCGACGGGGGAGCGGATTGGCTTACCGAAAATTATCCGCAGGCCATACTCATCCGGCAAAAAAACAAAGGCGTCGCCGCAGCAAGAAACACCGGCATTAAAGCTGCCAACGGCGCATTGATCGCTTTCCTGGATCAGGACGATGAATGGACGCCAGACAAACTGGAAAAACAATGGCTGCTCCTCAAACAAAACCCCTATTGCAGCTTCGTGACCTGCAACCAGCTCTTTAAATGTGCAGATAACACCACACTGCCGGCCTTTTTCAAAACCGCTTTGCTCCAGGCACACCGTTCTTTTGTGCCCAGTGCCATCCTTATCCGCAAACATGCCTTGCTCAGCCTCGGTGGCTTTGACGAAAACATGGAAAACAGCAACGACATGGATTTGGTACGGCGTTTGCGCAATTCTGGCTTTGCTGAACTGAATGCCGGGGAGACCTTATTGTATAAGTGGTACCACGCCAACAATGCCAGCTATCAGAAAGATAAAATCATTAAAGAAATGCTAATCCTGCTGCAAAAACAAATTAAAGGTCAATGA
- a CDS encoding glycosyltransferase family 2 protein — protein sequence MSVAQIDVIIAVYNGAQFISEAIHTIQAQTWKDLRIIVADDGSADETVQMVKEMCATDDRIMVLERPHTGVAKTLNAALASSSAPYIAILDADDLWAPEKLEKQLQSLQNTGLSACFCMIREFETFNPAAGTPAHQARPQLFKGYAKTAFLAKREVFDTFGDFDENLPTGDFVEWYSRLLRANEPVVMLDEVLAYRRIHHHNTTSNTNKNDYLQILKAHLDEKRRAR from the coding sequence ATGAGTGTTGCTCAAATAGATGTCATCATAGCGGTATACAATGGTGCCCAATTTATTTCTGAAGCCATCCATACCATACAAGCACAAACCTGGAAAGACCTCCGCATTATCGTAGCCGATGACGGCTCAGCAGATGAAACCGTACAAATGGTGAAGGAAATGTGCGCTACCGACGATCGAATTATGGTACTGGAGCGCCCGCATACAGGTGTAGCCAAAACCTTGAACGCAGCGTTGGCATCGAGTAGTGCACCATATATTGCTATACTTGATGCTGATGACCTCTGGGCGCCCGAAAAATTGGAAAAGCAATTGCAAAGCCTGCAAAATACCGGTTTAAGTGCCTGCTTCTGCATGATCAGGGAGTTTGAGACTTTTAACCCTGCTGCCGGCACACCTGCACACCAGGCCAGACCTCAGCTATTTAAAGGCTATGCCAAAACTGCTTTCCTGGCTAAAAGGGAAGTCTTTGATACCTTTGGCGACTTTGATGAAAACCTGCCCACCGGCGATTTTGTAGAATGGTATAGCAGACTCCTTAGGGCAAATGAACCTGTTGTGATGCTTGATGAAGTATTGGCCTACCGCCGCATCCACCACCACAATACCACCAGCAACACCAACAAAAATGATTACCTGCAAATATTGAAAGCCCACCTGGATGAAAAAAGAAGAGCAAGATAA
- a CDS encoding ABC transporter ATP-binding protein, with translation MKKEEQDNLSWSGFIHWAPKKILLSSLFYGSIRILFATAWPYLLYHYLQKRDFTFNAAAGQILAIIFLLFILSALATHRQSVLNIKLVDGFSHALYQKLWEKMLAIKWLSFHRKSRVYFIDIFMNEAWRLRKGITALLESIVVNLILVAALMLLVFLSSKLMFLLCIFSLGISGALHLYSSYKLRPLVQHFHQAWRNQHHWSSTLTDQFDLLKMDRGHAFSRVQNENNTAAFLGSNSAMLKDQSKWNSINLLVNNLLRLLVFLLGMYWVQQQQILFADFLFILLIVSMIQTNLNQVPTAIYTSIESKEASNRIREFFAMDTDLAAQNNIKPLPNIHSISITDLRFAYSSQNVVKNPAIHLQKGKLYLWQGANGSGKSTTAHVLMGLLEPDSGNLTVNGAACSWQELKAYQHRFAFVHQEAPMFIGTLQENILFGHPEPARAWQQLQHSWLHPLLPSGQNAESRTIGEHGEGLSGGEARRLALIREWLRDSELIILDEPLNHLDEYSITELRREIVNIKHNAIVIIISHQTGFETLADEIRRF, from the coding sequence ATGAAAAAAGAAGAGCAAGATAATTTAAGCTGGTCTGGATTTATCCATTGGGCACCTAAAAAAATACTGCTGTCCTCCCTGTTTTATGGCAGCATCAGGATTCTCTTTGCCACCGCCTGGCCCTACCTGTTATACCATTACCTGCAAAAAAGAGATTTTACCTTTAACGCAGCGGCCGGACAAATCCTGGCCATCATCTTCCTGCTCTTTATATTATCCGCCCTCGCCACCCATAGGCAATCTGTACTCAACATTAAGCTGGTTGATGGTTTTAGCCATGCACTTTACCAAAAGTTATGGGAAAAGATGCTGGCCATCAAATGGCTCAGCTTTCACCGCAAAAGCAGGGTTTATTTTATAGACATTTTTATGAATGAAGCCTGGCGCCTACGCAAAGGCATTACCGCATTACTGGAATCCATTGTCGTTAACCTCATTCTCGTCGCCGCTTTAATGCTCCTGGTTTTCCTCAGCAGCAAACTGATGTTCCTGCTCTGCATCTTTTCACTGGGCATCAGCGGGGCACTTCACCTGTATTCCAGCTACAAGCTCCGCCCACTGGTCCAACACTTTCATCAGGCCTGGCGTAACCAGCACCACTGGAGTTCAACCCTAACCGATCAGTTCGACCTCCTGAAAATGGACCGTGGTCATGCCTTTTCCAGGGTTCAAAACGAAAACAATACTGCCGCCTTTCTGGGTAGCAACTCCGCCATGTTAAAGGACCAAAGCAAATGGAACTCTATCAACCTCTTGGTCAACAACCTGCTGCGCCTGCTCGTTTTTCTGCTTGGCATGTACTGGGTACAGCAACAGCAAATCCTGTTTGCAGATTTCCTGTTTATATTGCTCATCGTGAGCATGATCCAAACCAACCTCAACCAGGTGCCTACCGCTATTTATACCTCTATCGAAAGTAAGGAAGCCAGCAACAGGATCAGGGAGTTTTTTGCCATGGATACAGATCTGGCAGCGCAAAACAACATCAAGCCCCTGCCCAACATTCACAGCATCAGCATAACCGACCTCCGCTTTGCCTACAGCAGCCAGAACGTTGTTAAAAATCCAGCCATACATTTACAAAAGGGAAAGCTGTATTTATGGCAAGGTGCCAATGGCAGTGGCAAATCCACCACCGCACATGTACTGATGGGTTTACTGGAACCGGATAGCGGAAACTTGACCGTCAATGGGGCAGCATGCAGCTGGCAGGAATTAAAGGCCTACCAGCACCGTTTTGCTTTCGTACATCAGGAAGCCCCTATGTTCATCGGCACGCTCCAGGAAAACATCCTTTTCGGGCACCCGGAGCCTGCCAGGGCCTGGCAACAGCTCCAGCACAGCTGGCTCCACCCTTTATTACCATCGGGACAAAACGCAGAAAGCCGAACCATAGGAGAACATGGGGAGGGACTCTCCGGTGGAGAAGCCCGCCGTCTGGCCCTCATCCGGGAATGGCTACGCGACTCGGAACTCATCATCCTGGACGAACCGCTCAATCACCTGGATGAATATTCCATTACCGAGCTCAGGCGCGAAATTGTGAATATCAAGCACAATGCCATTGTCATTATCATCAGTCACCAAACCGGATTTGAAACCTTAGCAGATGAGATCAGAAGATTTTAA
- a CDS encoding nucleotidyltransferase family protein, whose product MRSEDFNNLDKLEPAQQALVKACLSNEPKALEGALRQWEKLVVMDDLSFSAMRLIPLFYHKIQEAGLSSSYEKRLKVIYKHWWLKTQHILNQVKTVNQALQQQGIKPILIKGISLLAYYDKAELRPMADFDLLIKPNEISSTIQTLKILGYQPKLKTESILSKYPKLVTDFTHSIECVHTLTGTELDLHWRIGSSSSYPFTAALRNNLESFPGWPAAQKPKVAFEVYMIIIHAVMYGAEDNLNWMIDIQQINSKTDQSFWPAARQLALAEKKEELFDYGCHLLQLNGIYSGPQLREGKRIQKITIFKDQSIQQFSSFKLTTLKIKNVYLILKYLYPHKSTLYKIYQGFRRMQFHLLLQRHSDRA is encoded by the coding sequence ATGAGATCAGAAGATTTTAACAACCTCGACAAGCTGGAACCGGCACAGCAGGCTTTGGTCAAAGCCTGCCTTTCTAATGAGCCGAAAGCCCTGGAAGGCGCTTTGCGGCAATGGGAAAAATTGGTGGTGATGGATGACCTCAGCTTCAGCGCCATGAGACTGATCCCATTATTCTACCATAAAATCCAGGAAGCGGGACTCAGCAGCAGTTATGAAAAACGCCTTAAAGTCATCTATAAACATTGGTGGCTCAAAACACAGCACATTTTAAACCAGGTCAAAACCGTCAATCAGGCACTGCAACAACAAGGAATAAAGCCCATATTGATCAAGGGAATTTCTTTGCTGGCCTATTATGACAAAGCTGAACTCAGGCCAATGGCTGATTTCGACCTGTTGATTAAACCAAATGAAATCAGCAGCACCATCCAGACCCTTAAGATATTAGGTTATCAACCTAAATTAAAAACAGAATCCATCTTAAGCAAATACCCCAAGCTGGTTACAGACTTTACCCACTCTATTGAATGTGTACATACCTTAACCGGCACAGAACTGGACCTGCATTGGCGGATTGGCTCCTCTTCTTCTTATCCATTTACCGCAGCCCTGCGCAACAACCTGGAAAGTTTTCCGGGATGGCCTGCTGCCCAAAAGCCAAAAGTAGCTTTTGAAGTATACATGATCATCATTCATGCCGTCATGTACGGGGCAGAAGACAACCTCAACTGGATGATTGACATCCAGCAGATCAATTCCAAAACCGATCAAAGTTTTTGGCCTGCGGCAAGACAGCTCGCCCTGGCAGAAAAAAAAGAAGAACTGTTTGATTACGGTTGTCACCTCCTGCAACTCAACGGCATCTATTCCGGACCGCAACTTAGGGAAGGTAAGCGCATTCAAAAAATCACCATCTTTAAAGATCAATCCATTCAGCAGTTCAGCAGCTTTAAGCTCACCACCTTAAAGATCAAAAATGTTTACCTGATCCTGAAATACCTTTATCCCCACAAAAGTACCTTGTATAAAATTTACCAGGGTTTTAGAAGAATGCAGTTCCATTTGCTGTTACAACGCCATTCCGACAGGGCATAA
- a CDS encoding acyltransferase family protein, whose translation MVKDSIKFRYDINALRAIAVLGVVLFHFKVPYLTGGFAGVDVFFVISGYLMTKIINNGILGGSFSFAEFYGKRLKRIVPALVFLVILVALCAFFVYFPDDYALTLKNGLASLLFLSNIYYWQNAGYFDASSDTNIFLHTWSLSVEWQFYLLYPLILLALNRLFSHKLKFLWVFVLLNVAFCCLALYTTSIAPSTSFYFLHTRAWEMLAGGLAFFFERSGTDAAKAGLRKLTALVGYAAIILCFFFLDSSMAWPGAFTLLPVVATVFILMANWNDFRGLRLTAVQWPGKISYSLYLWHWPVYVFAQYLGLEMTPVVLCLLLLTAATLGWCSYRYLEPLKFSSAGIMGFSAGLLVLLGLIAFFQLNKVAFSASTLKIAGYGKAKVKDLVPQYQLGTCFVCPSCPGAKPFNRGKCLDLRKGKKNILLIGDSHGAHFSASLREAFAERNVNLLQATASGCFPVINMSGRAHCTEVRDFVYDQFIVENADAIDGVILSANWVDAYEGRRAELLSDIKATLSFLKSYKIPVVLIGQNETYTIPYPTIAAKEHQYHISIWKHFLKANSVKIDGLLKAKLKEVYIPIINTDSVPGISPNAVPYISDDHHLSKFGADKALAKVLASPIFKKFMASDTLISR comes from the coding sequence ATGGTTAAAGACAGTATTAAATTTAGATACGACATCAATGCGCTGAGGGCAATTGCGGTTTTGGGTGTGGTGCTCTTTCATTTTAAGGTTCCTTATTTAACTGGTGGCTTTGCAGGGGTTGACGTTTTTTTTGTGATTTCTGGGTATTTGATGACCAAAATCATTAACAATGGGATACTTGGTGGTAGCTTTTCTTTCGCCGAATTTTATGGCAAGCGCTTAAAAAGAATTGTACCGGCTTTAGTTTTTCTGGTGATCCTGGTGGCCCTGTGCGCATTCTTTGTCTATTTTCCAGACGATTATGCCTTAACCTTAAAGAACGGCTTAGCAAGTTTGCTGTTTTTGTCCAATATCTACTATTGGCAGAACGCTGGCTATTTTGATGCCTCCTCCGATACGAATATCTTTTTACATACCTGGTCGCTCTCTGTAGAATGGCAGTTTTACCTGCTTTATCCGCTTATTTTACTCGCACTGAACAGGCTGTTCTCTCATAAGCTTAAGTTTTTGTGGGTTTTTGTGCTGTTAAATGTGGCCTTTTGTTGCCTGGCGCTTTATACCACCAGCATTGCACCCAGCACTTCTTTTTACTTTTTGCATACCCGTGCCTGGGAAATGCTGGCAGGTGGGCTTGCTTTCTTTTTTGAAAGGTCAGGGACAGATGCTGCTAAAGCCGGCCTGAGAAAGCTCACTGCGCTGGTAGGTTATGCCGCTATTATTTTGTGCTTTTTCTTTTTAGACAGCAGCATGGCCTGGCCCGGTGCTTTTACTTTATTGCCTGTTGTGGCTACGGTGTTCATTTTGATGGCCAACTGGAATGATTTTAGGGGGTTGCGGCTGACTGCTGTACAGTGGCCGGGTAAAATCTCATACTCCTTATACCTGTGGCATTGGCCGGTATATGTATTTGCACAATATCTTGGTTTGGAAATGACACCTGTAGTGCTCTGCCTGCTGTTACTAACGGCGGCGACTTTAGGCTGGTGTTCTTATCGGTACCTGGAGCCCTTAAAATTTAGCAGTGCCGGGATCATGGGCTTTTCTGCAGGGCTGCTGGTTTTGCTGGGCCTGATCGCTTTTTTCCAGTTAAACAAGGTGGCTTTTAGCGCTAGTACGTTGAAAATCGCAGGCTACGGTAAGGCCAAAGTCAAAGATCTGGTTCCCCAATATCAATTGGGTACTTGTTTTGTTTGTCCCAGTTGTCCCGGTGCGAAACCTTTTAACAGGGGGAAATGCCTGGATTTACGTAAGGGTAAAAAGAATATTTTACTGATTGGCGACAGCCATGGCGCACATTTTTCTGCTTCATTAAGGGAGGCTTTTGCAGAGAGAAATGTGAATCTGTTGCAGGCCACGGCAAGTGGGTGTTTTCCGGTCATCAATATGAGCGGCAGGGCGCACTGTACGGAGGTAAGGGATTTTGTGTATGATCAATTTATTGTGGAAAATGCCGATGCGATTGACGGGGTGATTTTGAGTGCGAACTGGGTGGATGCATATGAAGGCCGCAGGGCGGAATTGCTCAGCGACATTAAGGCTACGCTGAGCTTTTTGAAATCCTATAAAATTCCTGTTGTGCTCATTGGGCAGAATGAAACCTATACCATTCCATACCCCACCATTGCCGCGAAGGAACACCAATACCACATTTCCATCTGGAAACATTTTTTGAAAGCGAATTCCGTTAAAATAGATGGACTGTTAAAGGCTAAGCTAAAAGAGGTGTATATCCCGATTATAAATACAGACAGTGTACCGGGCATCTCTCCTAATGCTGTTCCTTATATTTCGGACGACCACCATCTGAGTAAGTTTGGTGCAGACAAGGCTTTGGCAAAGGTATTGGCCAGCCCGATCTTTAAGAAGTTTATGGCATCAGATACCCTCATTTCGCGATGA
- the gmd gene encoding GDP-mannose 4,6-dehydratase: MKKALITGITGQDGSYLADLLLKKGYEVHGIKRRSSLFNTDRIDHLYQDPHESNVKFVLHYGDLSDSTNLIRIIQQVQPDEIYNLGAMSHVQVSFDTPEYTANADGIGTLRILEAIRILGLVKKTKVYQASTSELYGLVQAVPQSETTPFYPRSPYAVAKMYAYWITVNYREAYGMYACNGILFNHESPLRGETFVTRKITRGTAKIALGMQDKLYLGNLDARRDWGHAKDYVEAMWLILQQETPEDFVIATGVTTTVRDFIKMSFQEVGITLAFTGEGADEKGTVVSCSNPDFQVEIGKEVVAVDKRYFRPTEVDLLIGDPTKCKTKLNWMPKYDLAALVNDMMTSDVSYFRKERMLKEAGYSVKNQFE; encoded by the coding sequence ATGAAGAAAGCGCTAATTACAGGTATCACAGGGCAGGATGGCTCCTATCTCGCAGATCTATTGTTAAAAAAAGGTTATGAAGTACACGGTATCAAACGCCGTAGTTCACTCTTCAACACAGACCGTATAGACCACCTTTACCAGGACCCGCATGAAAGCAATGTTAAATTTGTACTGCACTACGGCGACTTAAGCGATTCTACCAATTTAATCCGGATTATCCAACAAGTACAACCAGACGAAATCTATAACCTGGGTGCAATGAGCCATGTACAGGTAAGTTTCGATACCCCAGAATATACCGCAAATGCCGATGGTATCGGAACCTTAAGAATTCTTGAAGCCATCCGCATCCTCGGATTGGTAAAAAAAACTAAAGTATACCAGGCTTCAACCTCAGAATTGTATGGTTTGGTACAAGCAGTTCCACAATCAGAAACTACTCCATTTTACCCACGTTCTCCCTACGCAGTAGCCAAAATGTACGCTTACTGGATCACCGTAAATTATCGCGAAGCCTACGGTATGTATGCCTGCAATGGGATTCTTTTCAACCACGAAAGCCCATTACGTGGCGAAACCTTTGTAACCCGCAAAATCACGCGTGGTACCGCTAAAATAGCTTTAGGCATGCAAGATAAATTATACCTTGGAAACTTAGACGCACGCAGGGACTGGGGACATGCTAAAGATTACGTAGAAGCCATGTGGTTAATCTTACAACAAGAAACCCCGGAAGATTTTGTCATTGCTACCGGTGTAACTACTACCGTACGCGATTTTATTAAAATGTCTTTCCAGGAAGTAGGGATCACCTTAGCATTTACAGGTGAAGGTGCAGACGAGAAAGGAACAGTAGTTTCCTGCTCAAACCCAGATTTCCAGGTAGAAATTGGTAAAGAAGTAGTCGCAGTAGATAAACGCTATTTCCGCCCTACAGAAGTAGATTTACTAATCGGCGATCCAACAAAATGTAAAACAAAACTAAACTGGATGCCTAAATATGATTTAGCCGCATTAGTTAATGATATGATGACTTCAGATGTAAGTTATTTCCGCAAAGAAAGAATGTTAAAAGAAGCAGGATATTCCGTTAAAAACCAGTTTGAATAA
- a CDS encoding mannose-1-phosphate guanylyltransferase: protein MNNNNYVLIMAGGVGSRFWPKSRNNFPKQFLDILGIGKSLLQLTHERFLKLCPSENIFIVTNSQYRDIILDQLKGITDAQLICEPSRNNTAPCIAYASFKLAALNPNANIVVAPSDHFILYEDIFVSKVEQALAYTEKHNALVTLGIAPTRPDTGYGYIQYDAHEEEGIHKVTEFKEKPALEKAKEYLAAGNYVWNAGIFIWKVSSILEALQKHSPEIHALFQEGSALYNTDQERAFIDEKYPTSPNISIDYAIMEQADNVYTIPADFGWSDLGTWASLYEAAPRNEENNVISAKQINVKETTNSIIHIHTDKLAVIRGLDDFIVVDEGNALLIYPKGQEQEIKAVVAEMAKEFGENFI, encoded by the coding sequence ATGAACAACAACAATTACGTATTGATCATGGCAGGCGGAGTAGGAAGCCGCTTCTGGCCAAAAAGCCGAAACAATTTCCCTAAACAATTTCTGGACATCCTTGGTATAGGTAAATCATTACTGCAACTTACGCATGAGCGGTTTCTGAAACTATGCCCATCAGAAAACATTTTCATCGTAACCAATAGCCAATACAGGGATATTATTCTGGATCAGTTAAAAGGCATTACAGATGCACAACTGATCTGCGAACCAAGCCGTAACAATACCGCACCCTGCATCGCTTACGCATCCTTTAAACTGGCTGCTTTAAACCCAAATGCAAACATCGTAGTTGCCCCCTCCGATCACTTTATCCTATACGAAGACATCTTCGTGAGCAAGGTAGAACAAGCTTTGGCCTATACAGAAAAGCACAACGCATTAGTTACCCTAGGTATTGCACCAACGCGTCCTGATACAGGCTACGGCTACATCCAGTACGACGCACATGAGGAAGAGGGTATCCATAAAGTAACTGAATTTAAAGAGAAGCCTGCCTTAGAAAAGGCGAAAGAATATCTGGCTGCTGGTAACTACGTTTGGAATGCCGGAATCTTTATCTGGAAAGTGAGTTCAATTCTGGAGGCGCTTCAAAAACATTCTCCAGAAATACACGCCTTATTTCAGGAAGGAAGCGCATTATACAATACAGACCAGGAACGTGCTTTTATAGATGAGAAATATCCAACCTCTCCTAATATCTCCATAGACTATGCAATTATGGAGCAGGCAGATAATGTGTATACCATACCTGCAGATTTCGGCTGGTCTGATTTAGGCACCTGGGCATCTTTATATGAAGCTGCACCAAGGAATGAGGAAAACAATGTGATTTCTGCCAAACAAATCAATGTCAAAGAGACCACCAATAGTATTATTCATATCCATACTGATAAATTAGCTGTTATTAGAGGCTTGGATGACTTTATTGTGGTAGATGAAGGCAACGCCTTATTGATTTACCCTAAAGGTCAGGAACAGGAGATAAAAGCAGTTGTGGCTGAAATGGCTAAAGAGTTTGGAGAGAACTTTATTTAG